From Vigna unguiculata cultivar IT97K-499-35 chromosome 5, ASM411807v1, whole genome shotgun sequence, the proteins below share one genomic window:
- the LOC114184120 gene encoding condensin complex subunit 2-like, translated as MAETLSPNPTMAHKKRVPMSARMQSPTSPFFVGSNDDQLERAQARAARAAAIRHKSLAVNFHPHPPKSPSCLNEHQILDLFHNCIKLASENKINQKNTWELDLIDHLTDIIRVEEGNHVETNFQIASCTLEAGVRIYSLRVDSVHSDAYKVLAGMNRVGQDTEEGATLGSVNAENGEASRKEVGKKLSHLSTLESSFEVLNVKKFDVAFAVDPLYHHTSAQFDEGGAKGLLMNNLGVYGKCRVLFDSLEVPAKCLTSQNDHDISDTIDLSFARDCVEQMILNMHTKDVISPTLRIIVNQFDENDGRPFYFQSSGEKSAEEFDAAIDSELANGKEGYEICSSWSYDHDSQTFAAEWGFSDADPSFPSYHEEKEPNVDDIFDNVDGYLFLSLGFRSKKNSWAGPDHWKYQKVQEGSKSKVPCTSEDELIQKTRQPRTKREVKVDLEFTSFLEKKIPDIFSPPKNPKSLLVSENISPCVTKLPEDWHYEPENLVNLFLLPHVKCIRRRARKVPDVLEEQCYYNESFPSWDNGSVCDGDVTDVNNDTDDSSTLVAQPRQINKIEVQYDKTSKQVNVQALKITLWDHIQESIQLPFQGQKEKVSFRHILTNFPSKCNAAATISDISPHLCFICLLHLANEKGLSIQSCPNLDDLGICLLDDGARTI; from the exons ATGGCGGAAACCTTAAGCCCTAATCCAACCATGGCCCACAAAAAGAGGGTTCCCATGTCCGCTCGTATGCAGTCTCCGACAAGTCCCTTCTTCGTGGGCTCCAACGACGACCAGCTCGAACGGGCCCAGGCTCGTGCGGCCCGCGCCGCCGCCATCCGCCACAAGTCCCTTGCCGTCAACTTCCATCCGCACCCTCCCAAGTCTCCTTCCTGTCTCAACGAGCACCAGATTCTCGACTTGTTCCACAACTGCATAAAGCTCGCTTCCGAAAAT AAAATTAATCAGAAAAACACGTGGGAGTTGGATTTGATCGATCACCTCACCGATATTATTAGGGTTGAAGAAGGGAATCACGTGGAGACTAATTTTCAAATA GCAAGCTGTACTCTTGAAGCTGGAGTCAGAATATATTCCTTGAGGGTGGATTCGGTGCATTCGGATGCATATAAAGTCCTTGCTGGAATGAATAGAGTAGGCCAAGATACCGAGGAAG GTGCTACTTTAGGGAGTGTTAATGCTGAAAATGGAGAGGCAAGCAGGAAGGAAGTTGGCAAAAAG TTGTCGCATTTGTCAACATTGGAATCATCTTTTGAGGTTCTTAATGTAAAGAAGTTTGACG TTGCATTTGCAGTGGATCCACTCTATCACCATACATCAGCACAATTTGATGAAGGTGGAGCCAAAGGCCTTTTGATGAATAATCTTGGTGTATATGGTAAATGTAGGGTGCTCTTTGATTCACTAGAAGTGCCGGCGAAGTGCCTAACCAGTCAAAATGATCATGATATTTCAGATACAATTGATCTTTCTTTCGCCAGAG ATTGTGTTGAACAGATGATATTGAATATGCATACGAAGGATGTAATCTCTCCAACTCTCAGGATAATAGTAAAccaatttgatgaaaatgatggaaggcctttttattttcaatcttcCGGCGAGAAATCAGCTGAAGAGTTTGATGCCGCTATTGATTCTGAACTTGCCAATGGAAAAGAAGGATATGAGATCTGCTCATCTTGGAGTTATGATCACGATAGCCAAACATTTGCTGCTGAATGGGGCTTTAGTGACGCAGACCCTAGTTTTCCAAGTTACCATGAG GAAAAGGAACCTAATGTGGATGACATATTTGACAACGTTGATGGATATTTATTTTTGAGTCTGGGTTTTAGGTCAAAGAAAAACTCATGGGCAGGCCCCGATCATTGGAAATATCAAAAAGTTCAAGAAG GCTCTAAGTCAAAGGTTCCTTGTACTTCCGAGGATGAGTTGATCCAGAAAACCAGGCAGCCAAGGACAAAGAGAGAGGTCAAAGTTGATTTAGAATTCACAAGTTTTCTGGAGAAAAAAATACCTGATATCTTTTCTCCTCCCAAGAATCCCAAATCATTACTGGTCTCAGAAAATATATCACCTTGCGTTACAAAACTTCCAGAGGACTGGCACTACGAACCAGAGAATCTTgtcaatttatttcttttgcCTCATGTAAAG TGTATTAGGAGGAGAGCGAGAAAGGTACCAG ATGTCTTAGAAGAACAATGCTATTATAACGAATCATTCCCTTCTTGGGATAATGGAAGTGTTTGTGATGGTGATGTTACTGATGTAAATAATGACACGGATGACTCTAGCACACTTGTTGCTCAGCCTCGTCAA ATCAATAAAATTGAAGTCCAGTATGACAAAACATCCAAACAAGTCAATGTGCAGGCTCTGAAAATAACACTTTGGGACCATATTCAAGAATCTATTCAACTTCCATTTCAG GGTCAGAAAGAAAAGGTATCTTTCAGGCATATATTGACAAACTTTCCAAGTAAGTGCAATGCTGCTGCAACTATTAGTGACATATCTCCACATTTGTGTTTCATATGCCTATTACATTTGGCTAATGAGAAGGGTTTGAGCATCCAAAGTTGCCCTAACTTGGATGATCTTGGTATATGCTTACTTGATGATGGTGCCAGAACAATTTAG
- the LOC114185601 gene encoding uncharacterized protein LOC114185601 isoform X1: MSRPTRKDQPPPLPPSLPISLSSPPSSPLPSHSSSRSSPPGAFLRFLHLHRRIFRYKEKRWDSKRMLDSGGMPSSHSATVSALAVAIGLQEGAGSSAFAVAVVLACIVMYDASGVRLHAGRQAELLNQIVCELPPEHPLSNVRPLRDSLGHTPFQVLAGGLLGCIIAFLMRKSN, translated from the exons ATGTCGCGGCCAACACGCAAGGATCAGCCACCGCCTCTTCCTCCCTCCCTTCCAATTTCCCTCTCATCTCCGCCTTCCTCTCCTTTGCCCTCGCACAGTTCCTCAAGATCTTCACCACCTGGTGCGTTTCTCCGTTTCTTACACCTCCACCGACGC ATATTCAGGTATAAGGAAAAGCGATGGGATTCTAAAAGGATGCTTGATTCGGGTGGAATGCCTTCTTCACATTCTGCAACGGTGTCGGCTCTGGCTGTTGCTATAGGTCTCCAAGAAGGGGCAGGGTCATCTGCTTTTGCGGTTGCCGTGGTCTTGGCATGTATT GTTATGTATGATGCGTCAGGAGTTAGACTTCATGCAGGTCGGCAAGCAGAA TTGCTTAATCAAATTGTGTGCGAACTACCTCCTGAGCATCCTTTGTCGAATGTCAGACCGCTGCGTGATTCACTTGGTCATACTCCATTTCAG GTTCTTGCTGGTGGCTTATTGGGATGCATTATAGCATTTCTTATgagaaaatcaaattaa
- the LOC114185601 gene encoding uncharacterized protein LOC114185601 isoform X2, translated as MDEVMTMADVAANTQGSATASSSLPSNFPLISAFLSFALAQFLKIFTTWYKEKRWDSKRMLDSGGMPSSHSATVSALAVAIGLQEGAGSSAFAVAVVLACIVMYDASGVRLHAGRQAELLNQIVCELPPEHPLSNVRPLRDSLGHTPFQVLAGGLLGCIIAFLMRKSN; from the exons ATGGACGAAGTGATGACCATGGCGGATGTCGCGGCCAACACGCAAGGATCAGCCACCGCCTCTTCCTCCCTCCCTTCCAATTTCCCTCTCATCTCCGCCTTCCTCTCCTTTGCCCTCGCACAGTTCCTCAAGATCTTCACCACCTG GTATAAGGAAAAGCGATGGGATTCTAAAAGGATGCTTGATTCGGGTGGAATGCCTTCTTCACATTCTGCAACGGTGTCGGCTCTGGCTGTTGCTATAGGTCTCCAAGAAGGGGCAGGGTCATCTGCTTTTGCGGTTGCCGTGGTCTTGGCATGTATT GTTATGTATGATGCGTCAGGAGTTAGACTTCATGCAGGTCGGCAAGCAGAA TTGCTTAATCAAATTGTGTGCGAACTACCTCCTGAGCATCCTTTGTCGAATGTCAGACCGCTGCGTGATTCACTTGGTCATACTCCATTTCAG GTTCTTGCTGGTGGCTTATTGGGATGCATTATAGCATTTCTTATgagaaaatcaaattaa
- the LOC114185596 gene encoding fatty acid hydroperoxide lyase, chloroplastic, whose product MSLSPPPLVTAATATDLPVRQIPGSYGFPLLGPLSDRLDYFWFQKPESFFKKRMEKYKSTVFRTNVPPSFPFFVNVNPNVIAVLDVKSFSHLFDIDLVDKKNVLVGDFVPDVSFTGNMRVGVYQDPSEPQHSKVKAYIIDILKRSSGIWASELVSNLDVFWDNIESSLSKSSPASYFLPLQQFLFTFLCKVLAGADASRDPKIAESGHIMLDRWLALQLLPITSIGILQPLEEIFLHSFAYPSFLVSGDYNNLYNFVKQQGKDTINRGEIGFGLTQEEAIHNLLFVLGFNSFGGFTIFLPALFGAIAKDPALQEKLKKEARENGGSTLSFDSVKEMPLVQSVVYETLRMSPPVPLQFGRARKDFRLTSHDSVFDVKKGELLCGFQKIVMRDSLIFDEPDLFKPDRFTEEKGAKLLDYLYWSNGPQSGSPTLSNKQCAGKDVVTLTAALIVAHLFRRYDSITGDGGSITALQKPK is encoded by the exons ATGTCATTATCACCGCCACCTCTCGTAACGGCGGCGACGGCCACAGATCTTCCGGTCCGCCAGATTCCGGGAAGCTACGGGTTCCCGTTGCTGGGCCCCTTATCGGACCGACTCGACTACTTCTGGTTTCAGAAACCGGAGAGCTTCTTCAAGAAGCGAATGGAGAAGTACAAGAGCACGGTGTTCCGCACCAATGTTCCTCCCTCCTTCCCCTTCTTCGTCAACGTCAATCCCAACGTCATCGCAGTTCTCGATGTCAAATCCTTCTCCCACCTCTTCGACATCGACCTCGTCGACAAGAAGAACGTTCTCGTCGGAGACTTTGTCCCCGACGTCAGCTTCACCGGAAATATGAGGGTCGGTGTCTACCAGGACCCCTCCGAACCTCAACATTCCAAG GTGAAGGCCTACATAATAGATATCCTGAAACGAAGCTCGGGAATATGGGCATCAGAACTCGTGTCCAACCTAGACGTTTTCTGGGACAACATCGAATCATCACTCTCAAAATCTTCACCTGCTTCCTATTTCTTGCCTCTGCAACAATTTCTCTTCACTTTCCTCTGCAAAGTTCTGGCAGGTGCAGACGCTTCTCGTGACCCCAAAATCGCAGAGTCAGGCCACATCATGCTTGATCGATGGCTTGCCCTTCAGCTCCTCCCCATCACCAGCATCGGCATTCTCCAACCCTTGGAAGAAATCTTCCTCCATTCCTTCGCTTACCCTTCCTTTCTCGTTAGTGGAGACTACAACAACCTCTACAACTTCGTCAAGCAACAAG GGAAGGATACCATAAACAGAGGCGAAATCGGGTTCGGGTTGACCCAAGAAGAGGCGATCCACAACCTACTCTTCGTGCTAGGGTTCAACTCCTTCGGGGGCTTCACCATTTTCCTTCCAGCTTTGTTTGGTGCCATAGCGAAAGACCCCGCGTTGCAGGAGAAGCTGAAGAAGGAAGCCAGGGAAAACGGCGGCTCAACGTTGAGCTTTGACTCCGTCAAAGAGATGCCTCTGGTCCAATCGGTGGTGTACGAAACGCTGCGTATGAGCCCTCCGGTTCCGCTGCAGTTCGGTCGCGCCCGAAAGGACTTCCGTTTGACTTCTCACGACTCCGTTTTCGACGTGAAGAAGGGGGAGTTGCTATGCGGCTTCCAGAAGATCGTTATGAGAGACTCTCTCATCTTCGACGAACCGGACCTCTTCAAACCGGACCGGTTCACGGAGGAAAAAGGGGCCAAGTTGCTGGACTACTTGTACTGGTCCAATGGGCCTCAAAGTGGGTCACCCACTCTGTCCAATAAACAGTGCGCCGGCAAGGACGTTGTCACCCTCACTGCGGCCTTGATTGTGGCTCACCTCTTTCGCAGGTACGATTCCATCACCGGCGATGGAGGTTCCATCACTGCCCTTCAAAAGCCTAAGTGA
- the LOC114183802 gene encoding rRNA-processing protein FCF1 homolog has protein sequence MGKAKKGPKFAVRKKIITSKAIKSYKEEVLNPEKKDIVKEKLPRNIPSHSSALFFQYNTALGPPYRVLVDTNFINFSIQNKLDLEKGMMDCLYAKCTPCITDCVMAELEKLGQKYRVALRIAKDPRFERILCTHKGTYADDCLVERVTQHKCYIVATCDRDLKRRIRKIPGVPIMYITKHRYSIERLPEATMGGAPRI, from the exons ATGGGTAAAGCTAAAAAGGGTCCAAAGTTTGCTGTTAGGAAGAAGATTATCACTTCCAAAGCAATAAAAAG CTACAAAGAAGAGGTTTTGAACCCAGAGAAAAAGGATATTGTGAAGGAAAAGTTGCCCAGAAACAT TCCAAGTCATTCTTCGGCACTTTTCTTTCAATACAATACTGCCCTGGGACCTCCTTACCGGGTTTTAGTGGATACCAACTTCATCAATTTCTCAATCCAGAATAAA TTGGATCTGGAGAAAGGGATGATGGACTGCTTGTATGCAAAAT GCACTCCTTGTATCACAGACTGTGTGATGGCAGAACTTGAAAAGTTAGGCCAAAAATATCGCGTAGCTCTAAG GATTGCCAAGGATCCTCGATTTGAGAGAATACTATGTACTCACAAAGGGACATATGCTGATGACTGCCTTGTCGAGAGAGTTACTCAG CATAAGTGCTACATTGTTGCAACATGTGATCGGGACTTAAAGAGGAGAATTCGGAAG ATTCCCGGTGTTCCAATAATGTACATCACCAAACACAGATATTCAATTGAGCGGTTGCCAGAAGCAACAATGGGTGGCG CACCAAGAATTTGA
- the LOC114185601 gene encoding uncharacterized protein LOC114185601 isoform X3 — protein MLDSGGMPSSHSATVSALAVAIGLQEGAGSSAFAVAVVLACIVMYDASGVRLHAGRQAELLNQIVCELPPEHPLSNVRPLRDSLGHTPFQVLAGGLLGCIIAFLMRKSN, from the exons ATGCTTGATTCGGGTGGAATGCCTTCTTCACATTCTGCAACGGTGTCGGCTCTGGCTGTTGCTATAGGTCTCCAAGAAGGGGCAGGGTCATCTGCTTTTGCGGTTGCCGTGGTCTTGGCATGTATT GTTATGTATGATGCGTCAGGAGTTAGACTTCATGCAGGTCGGCAAGCAGAA TTGCTTAATCAAATTGTGTGCGAACTACCTCCTGAGCATCCTTTGTCGAATGTCAGACCGCTGCGTGATTCACTTGGTCATACTCCATTTCAG GTTCTTGCTGGTGGCTTATTGGGATGCATTATAGCATTTCTTATgagaaaatcaaattaa
- the LOC114185426 gene encoding uncharacterized protein LOC114185426: protein MNCGGVVVRFGLWVVALSIAGYIVGPPLYWHLIELINHSSSSCTPCVCDCSSQPIISIPQGLSNSSFEDCAKHDPKVDGDTENNVAELLSEELNLRETEALKNQHRADMALLESKKIASQYQKEADKCNSGMETCEEAREKSEMALVAQKKLSALWELRARHKGWKEGLAKSNSHSKGKLQSA from the exons ATGAATTGCGGTGGCGTTGTGGTGAGGTTTGGTTTGTGGGTGGTGGCGCTGTCCATTGCCGGCTACATAGTGGGTCCCCCTCTCTACTGGCACCTCATCGAACTCATCaaccattcttcttcttcttgcacTCCCTGCGTCTGTGATTGCTCTTCCCAACCCATCATTTCCATTCCCCAAG GGCTTAGCAACTCTTCGTTTGAAG ATTGTGCAAAGCACGATCCAAAGGTGGATGGAGACACCGAAAACAATGTTGCAGAGCTACTGTCAGAAGAACTAAATCTCCGGGAAACTGAAGCTTTGAAAAATCAGCATCGTGCTGACATGGCTCTGCTGGAATCTAAGAAGATTGCATCTCAGTATCAAAAAGAAGCAGACAAGTGTAATTCAGGAATGGAGACATGTGAGGAAGCCAGGGAAAAGTCTGAGATGGCCTTAGTGGCTCAGAAGAAGCTCTCTGCACTATGGGAACTCAGGGCTCGTCATAAAGGATGGAAAGAAGGTCTTGCCAAATCTAATTCTCACTCTAAAGGGAAACTGCAGTCTGCTTAA